A stretch of DNA from Kazachstania africana CBS 2517 chromosome 3, complete genome:
AAATTAGAAGAGGTAACCTAGTTTTGGACtttttgagaaatttgaaCTTATCAAAATGAATGGGAAGAACAGTAAAGAAATAGCGATTTTAATATGAATCTAACTTTTTAAATATCCATGATAATGAACCAGTTGTCACCAGATAATGCTCTCAACCTTTTTCCACTTATACTAGAACAAATTCACTAACATTTATATTcgttttatttttttttaacagGGCTAACTTACGTACTCAAAAGAGACTTGCCGCTTCTGTCATCGGTGTTGGTAAGAGAAAGGTTTGGTTAGACCCAAACGAAACCACTGAACTTGCTCAAGCCAACTCTAGAAGTGCTATCAGAAGATTAGTAAAGAACGGTACCATTGTCAAGAAGGCTGTCACCGTCCACTCCAGATCTAGAACTAGAGCTTACGCTTTATCCAAGAGAGCTGGTCGTCACACTGGTTACGGTAAGAGAAAAGGTACTAAGGAAGCTCGTTTACCATCCCAAGTCGTCTGGATCAGAAGATTAAGAGTCTTAAGAAGATTATTAGCTAAGTACAGAGACGCTGGTAAGATCGACAAGCACTTATACCACACTTTATACAAGGAAGCTAAGGGTAACGCTTTCAAACACAAGAGAGCTTTAGTCGAACACATCATCCAAGCCAAGGCTGATGCTCAACGTGAAAAGGCCTTAGttgaagaagctgaagCTAGAAGAATGAAGAACAGAGCTGCTCGTGAAAGAAGAGCTCAAAGAGTCGCTGAAAAGAGAGAAGCTTTATTAAAGGAAGATGCTTAAAGCTTAAATAATATAGATATTTAAataacatatatattatcttttgttttctttcaaatttaaaattttaaaaaattaatttattaaagattttgaagtaagaatatatatttggaaattcTAATTCGATTACATTAGAATAGACCTTCAATCTCATCTTTCTCATTAATCTCCATATCCATGAAACCTGGGCGTGTCGGTAATCCAGGCATTGTCTGGATCCCCTCCGTTAAAACTTGAATGTAGCCAGCACCAGCTGATAATTTGATGTCCTTTATTGGGATAATGAACCCATTTGGCGTACCTTTCAGCTTGGGATCTGCTGATAAAGAATATTGCGTCTTTGCTATGCATATTGGCAGATTACCATATCCAAGAGTctcatattttttcatcttatTCTCTGCTTCTTTTGACATAGAAATATCTTGGCCTCCATACAGTTTTGCCACCACTTTTCTAACCTTCTCCTCAAAACTATCCTCTAGgttatataaaaaatggaaatttcTATCTTTCTGAGATGCATTTACAACGGCATGCGCTAACCCTACTGCTCCTTTACCGCCTTCAGCGTAATGATTAGAATTTATTACATCAAAAGCCCCTGCTTTTAAAGCACTTTGCCTCACGACTTCGAATTCCTCCTCAGTATCGGTTTCAAATCTGTTTAATGCCACAACACAGGGGATTCCATACTCTTTAACATTATCtatttgtttcttcaagtGCTTAAGACCCTTCTTCACTAGCTCAGTATTCGCTTCCATATATTCTTTGGGAATTGGTTGGCCCGGTTTAACGTCAGTACCACCGCCATGCATCTTTAAAGCTCGAAGTGTAGCAACGAGGACAACCACATTTGGAATCAGAGAAGATGAGCGGCATTTAATATCCAGGAAGCGTTCACCACCCATACTGAAATCAAATCCAGCCTCGGTTACCGCAAATCCAGTAGTTGAATTTTCATCGTTTGTTTGACCCATTAACTTTAGTCCTATAAGATCTGCCATGATTGATGATGATCCTATTGATATATTAGCGAAAGGGCCTGCATGTACTAAAACTGGAGTTCCTTCAAGTGTTTGCATTAATGTTGGTTTCATCGAGTCTTTTAGCAGAGCTGCTACCGCACCAGCGCATCCGATATCTTCTGCAGTGATAGGGTTTCCAT
This window harbors:
- the RPL19A gene encoding 60S ribosomal protein eL19 (similar to Saccharomyces cerevisiae RPL19B (YBL027W) and RPL19A (YBR084C-A); ancestral locus Anc_3.312), whose protein sequence is MANLRTQKRLAASVIGVGKRKVWLDPNETTELAQANSRSAIRRLVKNGTIVKKAVTVHSRSRTRAYALSKRAGRHTGYGKRKGTKEARLPSQVVWIRRLRVLRRLLAKYRDAGKIDKHLYHTLYKEAKGNAFKHKRALVEHIIQAKADAQREKALVEEAEARRMKNRAARERRAQRVAEKREALLKEDA